A portion of the Macaca mulatta isolate MMU2019108-1 chromosome 2, T2T-MMU8v2.0, whole genome shotgun sequence genome contains these proteins:
- the SCAP gene encoding sterol regulatory element-binding protein cleavage-activating protein isoform X5 codes for MVSYTITLVFQRYHAKFLGSLRARLMLLHPSPNCSLRAESLVHVHFKEEIGVAELIPLVTTYIILFAYIYFSTRKIDMVKSKWGLALAAVVTVLSSLLMSVGLCTLFGLTPTLNGGEIFPYLVVVIGLENVLVLTKSVVSTPVDLEVKLRIAQGLSSESWSIMKNMATELGIILIGYFTLVPAIQEFCLFAVVGLVSDFFLQMLFFTTVLSIDIRRMELADLNKRLPPEACLPSAKPVGQPTRYERQLAVRPSTPHTITLQPSSFRNLRLPKRLRVVYFLARTRLAQRLIMAGTVVWIGILVYTDPAGLRTYLAAQVTEQSPLGEGALAPMPVPSGMLPASHPDPAFSIFPPDAPKLPENQTSPGEPPEHGGPAEIVHDSPVPEVTWGPEDEELWRKLSFRHWPTLFSYYNITLAKRYISLLPVIPVTLRLNPREALEGRHPQDGRSAWPPPGPIPAGHWEAGPKGPGGVQAHGDVTLYKVAALGLAAGIVLVLLLLCLYRVLCPRNYGQPGSGPGRRRRGELPCDDYGYAPPETEIVPLVLRGHLMDIECLASDGMLLVSCCLAGHVCVWDAQTGDCLTRIPRPGQRRDSGVGSGLEAQESWERLSDGGKAGPEEPGDSPPLRHRPRDPPPPSLFGDQPDLTCLIDTNFSAQPQPSQPTQPEPRHRAVCGRARDSLGYDFSRLVQRVYQEEGLAAVCTPALRPPSPGPVLPQAPEDEGGSPEKGSPSLAWAPSAEGSIWSLELQGHLIVVGRSSGRLEVWDAIEGVLCCSSEEVSSGITALVFLDKRIVAARLNGSLDFFSLETHTALSPLQFRGTPGRGSSPASPVYGSSDTVACRLTHTVPCAHQKPITALKAAAGRLVTGSQDHTLRVFRLEDSCCLFTLQGHSGAITTVYIDQTMVLASGGQDGAICLWDVLTGSRVSHVFAHRGDVTSLTCTTSCVISSGLDDLISIWDRSTGIKFYSIQQDLGCGASLGVISDNLLVTGGQGCVSFWDLNYGDLLQTVYLGKNSEAQPARQILVLDNAAIVCNFGSELSLVYVPSVLEKLD; via the exons ATGGTCTCCTACACCATCACCCTGGTCTTCCAGCGCTACCATGCCAA GTTCCTGGGCAGCCTGCGTGCCCGCCTGATGCTTCTGCACCCCAGCCCCAACTGCAGCCTTCGGGCGGAGAGCCTGGTCCACGTGCACTTCAAGGAGGAGATTGGTGTCGCTGAGCTCATCCCCCTTGTGACCACCTACATCATCTTGTTTGCCTACATCTACTTCTCCACGC GGAAGATCGACATGGTCAAGTCCAAGTGGGGGCTGGCCCTGGCCGCCGTGGTCACAGTGCTCAGCTCGCTGCTCATGTCTGTGGGACTCTGCACACTTTTCGGCCTGACGCCCACCCTCAATGGCGG CGAGATTTTCCCCTACCTTGTGGTGGTTATTGGGTTAGAGAATGTGTTGGTGCTCACCAAGTCCGTGGTCTCAACCCCGGTAGACCTGGAGGTGAAGCTGCGGATCGCCCAAG GCCTAAGCAGCGAGAGCTGGTCCATCATGAAGAACATGGCCACGGAGCTGGGCATCATCCTCATTGGCTACTTCACCCTAGTGCCTGCCATCCAG GAGTTCTGTCTCTTTGCTGTCGTGGGGCTGGTGTCTGACTTCTTCCTTCAGATGCTGTTTTTCACCACTGTCCTGTCCATTGACATTCGCCGGATGGAG CTAGCGGACCTGAACAAGCGGCTGCCCCCTGAGGCCTGCCTACCCTCAGCCAAGCCAGTGGGGCAGCCAACGCGCTACGAGCGGCAGCTGGCTGTGCGgccgtccacaccccacaccatCACGTTGCAGCCGTCTTCCTTCCGAAACCTGCGGCTCCCCAAGAGGCTGCGTGTTGTCTACTTCCTGGCCCGCACCCGCCTGGCACAGCGTCTCATCATG GCTGGCACCGTTGTCTGGATTGGCATCCTGGTATACACAGACCCAGCAGGGCTGCGCACCTACCTCGCTGCCCAGGTGACGGAACAGAGCCCGCTGGGTGAGGGAGCCCTGGCTCCCATGCCCGTGCCTAGTGGCATGCTGCCCGCCAGCCACCCGGACCCTGCCTTCTCCATCTTCCCACCTGATGCCCCTAAGCTACCTGAGAACCAGACATCGCCAGGCGAGCCACCTGAGCATGGAGGTCCAGCAGAGATTGTCCATGACAGCCCAGTCCCAGAGGTAACCTGGGGGCCTGAGGATGAGGAACTTTGGAGGAAATTGTCCTTCCGCCACTGGCCGACGCTCTTCAGCTATTACAACATCACGCTGGCCAAGAG GTACATCAGCCTGCTGCCTGTCATCCCAGTCACACTCCGCCTGAACCCGAGGGAGGCCCTGGAGGGCCGGCACCCTCAGGATGGCCGCAGTGCCTGGCCCCCACCGGGGCCCATACCTGCTGGGCACTGGGAAGCGGGACCCAAGGGCCCAGGTGGGGTGCAGGCCCATGGAGACGTCACACTGTACAA GGTGGCGGCACTGGGTCTAGCCGCGGGCATTGTGttggtgctgctgctgctctgcctgTACCGCGTGCTGTGCCCGCGCAACTACGGGCAGCCGGGCAGCGGGCCCGGGCGGCGGAGGCGCGGAGAGCTGCCCTGCGACGACTACGGCTATGCGCCACCTGAGACGGAGATTGTGCCGCTGGTCCTGCGCGGCCACCTCATG GATATCGAGTGCCTGGCCAGCGACGGCATGCTGCTGGTGAGCTGTTGCCTGGCAGGCCACGTCTGTGTGTGGGACGCACAGACCGGGGATTGCCTCACGCGTATCCCGCGCCCAGG GCAGCGCCGGGACAGTGGCGTGGGCAGCGGGCTTGAGGCTCAGGAGAGCTGGGAACGACTTTCAGATGGTGGGAAGGCTGGCCCAGAGGAGCCTGGGGACAGCCCTCCCCTGAGACACCGCCCCCGGGACCCTCCACCGCCTTCCCTCTTCGGGGACCAGCCTGACCTCACCTGCTTAATTGACACCAACTTTTCGGCGCAGCCACAGCCCTCACAGCCCACTCAGCCTGAGCCCCGGCACCGGGCGGTCTGTGGCCGCGCTCGGGACTCCCTAGGCTATGACTTCAGCCGCCTGGTGCAGCGCGTGTACCAGGAGGAGGGGCTGGCGGCCGTCTGCACACCAGCCCTGCGCCCACCCTCGCCTGGGCCGGTGCTGCCCCAGGCCCCTGAGGACGAGGGTGGCTCCCCTGAGAAAGGCTCCCCTTCCCTTGCCTGGGCCCCCAGTGCGGAGGGTTCCATCTGGAGCTTGGAGCTGCAGGGCCACCTCATCGTGGTGGGGCGGAGCAGCGGCCGGCTGGAG GTGTGGGACGCCATTGAAGGGGTGCTGTGCTGCAGCAGCGAGGAGGTCTCCTCAGGCATTACCGCTCTGGTCTTCTTGGACAAAAG GATTGTGGCTGCGCGGCTCAACGGTTCCCTTGATTTCTTCTCCTTGGAGACCCACACTGCCCTCAGCCCCCTGCAGTTTAGAG GGACCCCGGGGCggggcagttcccctgcctctCCAGTGTACGGCAGCAGTGACACAGTGGCCTGTCGCCTGACCCACACAGTGCCCTGTGCACACCAAAAACCCATCACAGCCCTGAAAGCCGCTGCCGGGCGCTTGGTGACTGGGAGTCAAGACCACACGCTGAGA GTATTCCGTCTGGAGGACTCGTGCTGCCTCTTCACCCTTCAGGGCCACTCGGGGGCCATCACGACTGTGTACATTGACCAG ACCATGGTGCTGGCCAGTGGAGGACAAGATGGGGCCATCTGCCTGTGGGATGTACTGACTGGCAGCCGGGTCAGCCACGTGTTTGCTCACCGTGGGGATGTCACCTCCCTCACCTGTACCACCTCCTGTGTCATCAGCAGTGGCCTGGATGACCTCATCAGCATCTGGGACCGCAGCACAGGCATCAAGTTCTACTCCATTCAGCAG GATCTGGGCTGTGGTGCAAGCTTGGGTGTCATCTCAGACAACCTGCTGGTGACCGGCGGCCAAGGCTGTGTCTCCTTTTGGGACCTAAACTACGGGGACCTGTTACAGACAGTCTACCTGGGGAAGAACAGTGAGGCCCAGCCTGCCCGCCAGATCCTGGTGCTGGACAACGCTGCCATTGTCTGCAACTTTGGCAGTGAGCTCAGCCTGGTGTATGTGCCCTCCGTGCTGGAGAAGCTGGACTGA
- the SCAP gene encoding sterol regulatory element-binding protein cleavage-activating protein isoform X1: MTLTERLREKISRAFYNHGLLCASYPIPIILFTGFCILACCYPLLKLPLPGTGPVEFTTPVKDYSPPPVDSDRKQGEPTEQPEWYVGAPVAYVQQIFVKSSVFPWHKNLLAVDVFRSPLSRAFQLVEEIRNHVLRDSSGTRSLEELCLQVTDLLPGLRKLRDLLPEHGCLLLSPGNFWQNDRERFHADPDIIGTIHQHEPKTLQTSATLKDLLFGVPGKYSGVSLYTRKRMVSYTITLVFQRYHAKFLGSLRARLMLLHPSPNCSLRAESLVHVHFKEEIGVAELIPLVTTYIILFAYIYFSTRKIDMVKSKWGLALAAVVTVLSSLLMSVGLCTLFGLTPTLNGGEIFPYLVVVIGLENVLVLTKSVVSTPVDLEVKLRIAQGLSSESWSIMKNMATELGIILIGYFTLVPAIQEFCLFAVVGLVSDFFLQMLFFTTVLSIDIRRMELADLNKRLPPEACLPSAKPVGQPTRYERQLAVRPSTPHTITLQPSSFRNLRLPKRLRVVYFLARTRLAQRLIMAGTVVWIGILVYTDPAGLRTYLAAQVTEQSPLGEGALAPMPVPSGMLPASHPDPAFSIFPPDAPKLPENQTSPGEPPEHGGPAEIVHDSPVPEVTWGPEDEELWRKLSFRHWPTLFSYYNITLAKRYISLLPVIPVTLRLNPREALEGRHPQDGRSAWPPPGPIPAGHWEAGPKGPGGVQAHGDVTLYKVAALGLAAGIVLVLLLLCLYRVLCPRNYGQPGSGPGRRRRGELPCDDYGYAPPETEIVPLVLRGHLMDIECLASDGMLLVSCCLAGHVCVWDAQTGDCLTRIPRPGRQRRDSGVGSGLEAQESWERLSDGGKAGPEEPGDSPPLRHRPRDPPPPSLFGDQPDLTCLIDTNFSAQPQPSQPTQPEPRHRAVCGRARDSLGYDFSRLVQRVYQEEGLAAVCTPALRPPSPGPVLPQAPEDEGGSPEKGSPSLAWAPSAEGSIWSLELQGHLIVVGRSSGRLEVWDAIEGVLCCSSEEVSSGITALVFLDKRIVAARLNGSLDFFSLETHTALSPLQFRGTPGRGSSPASPVYGSSDTVACRLTHTVPCAHQKPITALKAAAGRLVTGSQDHTLRVFRLEDSCCLFTLQGHSGAITTVYIDQTMVLASGGQDGAICLWDVLTGSRVSHVFAHRGDVTSLTCTTSCVISSGLDDLISIWDRSTGIKFYSIQQDLGCGASLGVISDNLLVTGGQGCVSFWDLNYGDLLQTVYLGKNSEAQPARQILVLDNAAIVCNFGSELSLVYVPSVLEKLD; encoded by the exons TATGTGGGTGCCCCGGTGGCTTACGTCCAGCAGATATTTGTGAAATCCTCAGTGTTTCCCTGGCACAAGAACCTCCTGGCAGTAGATGTATTTCGTTCACCTTTGTCCCGGGCATTCCAACTGGTGGAGGAGATCCGGAACCACGTGCTGAGAGACAG CTCTGGGACCAGGAGCTTGGAGGAGTTGTGTCTGCAAGTGACCGACCTGCTGCCAGGCCTCAGGAAGCTCAGGGACCTACTCCCTGAGCATGGATGCCTGCTGCTGTCCCCTGGGAATTTCTGGCAGAATGACCGGGAACGCTTCCATGCTGATCCTGACATCATTGGGACCATCCACCAGCACGAGCCTAaaaccctgcagacttcagccaCACTCAAAG ACTTGTTGTTTGGTGTTCCCGGGAAGTACAGCGGGGTGAGCCTCTACACCAGGAAGAGGATGGTCTCCTACACCATCACCCTGGTCTTCCAGCGCTACCATGCCAA GTTCCTGGGCAGCCTGCGTGCCCGCCTGATGCTTCTGCACCCCAGCCCCAACTGCAGCCTTCGGGCGGAGAGCCTGGTCCACGTGCACTTCAAGGAGGAGATTGGTGTCGCTGAGCTCATCCCCCTTGTGACCACCTACATCATCTTGTTTGCCTACATCTACTTCTCCACGC GGAAGATCGACATGGTCAAGTCCAAGTGGGGGCTGGCCCTGGCCGCCGTGGTCACAGTGCTCAGCTCGCTGCTCATGTCTGTGGGACTCTGCACACTTTTCGGCCTGACGCCCACCCTCAATGGCGG CGAGATTTTCCCCTACCTTGTGGTGGTTATTGGGTTAGAGAATGTGTTGGTGCTCACCAAGTCCGTGGTCTCAACCCCGGTAGACCTGGAGGTGAAGCTGCGGATCGCCCAAG GCCTAAGCAGCGAGAGCTGGTCCATCATGAAGAACATGGCCACGGAGCTGGGCATCATCCTCATTGGCTACTTCACCCTAGTGCCTGCCATCCAG GAGTTCTGTCTCTTTGCTGTCGTGGGGCTGGTGTCTGACTTCTTCCTTCAGATGCTGTTTTTCACCACTGTCCTGTCCATTGACATTCGCCGGATGGAG CTAGCGGACCTGAACAAGCGGCTGCCCCCTGAGGCCTGCCTACCCTCAGCCAAGCCAGTGGGGCAGCCAACGCGCTACGAGCGGCAGCTGGCTGTGCGgccgtccacaccccacaccatCACGTTGCAGCCGTCTTCCTTCCGAAACCTGCGGCTCCCCAAGAGGCTGCGTGTTGTCTACTTCCTGGCCCGCACCCGCCTGGCACAGCGTCTCATCATG GCTGGCACCGTTGTCTGGATTGGCATCCTGGTATACACAGACCCAGCAGGGCTGCGCACCTACCTCGCTGCCCAGGTGACGGAACAGAGCCCGCTGGGTGAGGGAGCCCTGGCTCCCATGCCCGTGCCTAGTGGCATGCTGCCCGCCAGCCACCCGGACCCTGCCTTCTCCATCTTCCCACCTGATGCCCCTAAGCTACCTGAGAACCAGACATCGCCAGGCGAGCCACCTGAGCATGGAGGTCCAGCAGAGATTGTCCATGACAGCCCAGTCCCAGAGGTAACCTGGGGGCCTGAGGATGAGGAACTTTGGAGGAAATTGTCCTTCCGCCACTGGCCGACGCTCTTCAGCTATTACAACATCACGCTGGCCAAGAG GTACATCAGCCTGCTGCCTGTCATCCCAGTCACACTCCGCCTGAACCCGAGGGAGGCCCTGGAGGGCCGGCACCCTCAGGATGGCCGCAGTGCCTGGCCCCCACCGGGGCCCATACCTGCTGGGCACTGGGAAGCGGGACCCAAGGGCCCAGGTGGGGTGCAGGCCCATGGAGACGTCACACTGTACAA GGTGGCGGCACTGGGTCTAGCCGCGGGCATTGTGttggtgctgctgctgctctgcctgTACCGCGTGCTGTGCCCGCGCAACTACGGGCAGCCGGGCAGCGGGCCCGGGCGGCGGAGGCGCGGAGAGCTGCCCTGCGACGACTACGGCTATGCGCCACCTGAGACGGAGATTGTGCCGCTGGTCCTGCGCGGCCACCTCATG GATATCGAGTGCCTGGCCAGCGACGGCATGCTGCTGGTGAGCTGTTGCCTGGCAGGCCACGTCTGTGTGTGGGACGCACAGACCGGGGATTGCCTCACGCGTATCCCGCGCCCAGG CAGGCAGCGCCGGGACAGTGGCGTGGGCAGCGGGCTTGAGGCTCAGGAGAGCTGGGAACGACTTTCAGATGGTGGGAAGGCTGGCCCAGAGGAGCCTGGGGACAGCCCTCCCCTGAGACACCGCCCCCGGGACCCTCCACCGCCTTCCCTCTTCGGGGACCAGCCTGACCTCACCTGCTTAATTGACACCAACTTTTCGGCGCAGCCACAGCCCTCACAGCCCACTCAGCCTGAGCCCCGGCACCGGGCGGTCTGTGGCCGCGCTCGGGACTCCCTAGGCTATGACTTCAGCCGCCTGGTGCAGCGCGTGTACCAGGAGGAGGGGCTGGCGGCCGTCTGCACACCAGCCCTGCGCCCACCCTCGCCTGGGCCGGTGCTGCCCCAGGCCCCTGAGGACGAGGGTGGCTCCCCTGAGAAAGGCTCCCCTTCCCTTGCCTGGGCCCCCAGTGCGGAGGGTTCCATCTGGAGCTTGGAGCTGCAGGGCCACCTCATCGTGGTGGGGCGGAGCAGCGGCCGGCTGGAG GTGTGGGACGCCATTGAAGGGGTGCTGTGCTGCAGCAGCGAGGAGGTCTCCTCAGGCATTACCGCTCTGGTCTTCTTGGACAAAAG GATTGTGGCTGCGCGGCTCAACGGTTCCCTTGATTTCTTCTCCTTGGAGACCCACACTGCCCTCAGCCCCCTGCAGTTTAGAG GGACCCCGGGGCggggcagttcccctgcctctCCAGTGTACGGCAGCAGTGACACAGTGGCCTGTCGCCTGACCCACACAGTGCCCTGTGCACACCAAAAACCCATCACAGCCCTGAAAGCCGCTGCCGGGCGCTTGGTGACTGGGAGTCAAGACCACACGCTGAGA GTATTCCGTCTGGAGGACTCGTGCTGCCTCTTCACCCTTCAGGGCCACTCGGGGGCCATCACGACTGTGTACATTGACCAG ACCATGGTGCTGGCCAGTGGAGGACAAGATGGGGCCATCTGCCTGTGGGATGTACTGACTGGCAGCCGGGTCAGCCACGTGTTTGCTCACCGTGGGGATGTCACCTCCCTCACCTGTACCACCTCCTGTGTCATCAGCAGTGGCCTGGATGACCTCATCAGCATCTGGGACCGCAGCACAGGCATCAAGTTCTACTCCATTCAGCAG GATCTGGGCTGTGGTGCAAGCTTGGGTGTCATCTCAGACAACCTGCTGGTGACCGGCGGCCAAGGCTGTGTCTCCTTTTGGGACCTAAACTACGGGGACCTGTTACAGACAGTCTACCTGGGGAAGAACAGTGAGGCCCAGCCTGCCCGCCAGATCCTGGTGCTGGACAACGCTGCCATTGTCTGCAACTTTGGCAGTGAGCTCAGCCTGGTGTATGTGCCCTCCGTGCTGGAGAAGCTGGACTGA
- the SCAP gene encoding sterol regulatory element-binding protein cleavage-activating protein isoform X4, protein MVSYTITLVFQRYHAKFLGSLRARLMLLHPSPNCSLRAESLVHVHFKEEIGVAELIPLVTTYIILFAYIYFSTRKIDMVKSKWGLALAAVVTVLSSLLMSVGLCTLFGLTPTLNGGEIFPYLVVVIGLENVLVLTKSVVSTPVDLEVKLRIAQGLSSESWSIMKNMATELGIILIGYFTLVPAIQEFCLFAVVGLVSDFFLQMLFFTTVLSIDIRRMELADLNKRLPPEACLPSAKPVGQPTRYERQLAVRPSTPHTITLQPSSFRNLRLPKRLRVVYFLARTRLAQRLIMAGTVVWIGILVYTDPAGLRTYLAAQVTEQSPLGEGALAPMPVPSGMLPASHPDPAFSIFPPDAPKLPENQTSPGEPPEHGGPAEIVHDSPVPEVTWGPEDEELWRKLSFRHWPTLFSYYNITLAKRYISLLPVIPVTLRLNPREALEGRHPQDGRSAWPPPGPIPAGHWEAGPKGPGGVQAHGDVTLYKVAALGLAAGIVLVLLLLCLYRVLCPRNYGQPGSGPGRRRRGELPCDDYGYAPPETEIVPLVLRGHLMDIECLASDGMLLVSCCLAGHVCVWDAQTGDCLTRIPRPGRQRRDSGVGSGLEAQESWERLSDGGKAGPEEPGDSPPLRHRPRDPPPPSLFGDQPDLTCLIDTNFSAQPQPSQPTQPEPRHRAVCGRARDSLGYDFSRLVQRVYQEEGLAAVCTPALRPPSPGPVLPQAPEDEGGSPEKGSPSLAWAPSAEGSIWSLELQGHLIVVGRSSGRLEVWDAIEGVLCCSSEEVSSGITALVFLDKRIVAARLNGSLDFFSLETHTALSPLQFRGTPGRGSSPASPVYGSSDTVACRLTHTVPCAHQKPITALKAAAGRLVTGSQDHTLRVFRLEDSCCLFTLQGHSGAITTVYIDQTMVLASGGQDGAICLWDVLTGSRVSHVFAHRGDVTSLTCTTSCVISSGLDDLISIWDRSTGIKFYSIQQDLGCGASLGVISDNLLVTGGQGCVSFWDLNYGDLLQTVYLGKNSEAQPARQILVLDNAAIVCNFGSELSLVYVPSVLEKLD, encoded by the exons ATGGTCTCCTACACCATCACCCTGGTCTTCCAGCGCTACCATGCCAA GTTCCTGGGCAGCCTGCGTGCCCGCCTGATGCTTCTGCACCCCAGCCCCAACTGCAGCCTTCGGGCGGAGAGCCTGGTCCACGTGCACTTCAAGGAGGAGATTGGTGTCGCTGAGCTCATCCCCCTTGTGACCACCTACATCATCTTGTTTGCCTACATCTACTTCTCCACGC GGAAGATCGACATGGTCAAGTCCAAGTGGGGGCTGGCCCTGGCCGCCGTGGTCACAGTGCTCAGCTCGCTGCTCATGTCTGTGGGACTCTGCACACTTTTCGGCCTGACGCCCACCCTCAATGGCGG CGAGATTTTCCCCTACCTTGTGGTGGTTATTGGGTTAGAGAATGTGTTGGTGCTCACCAAGTCCGTGGTCTCAACCCCGGTAGACCTGGAGGTGAAGCTGCGGATCGCCCAAG GCCTAAGCAGCGAGAGCTGGTCCATCATGAAGAACATGGCCACGGAGCTGGGCATCATCCTCATTGGCTACTTCACCCTAGTGCCTGCCATCCAG GAGTTCTGTCTCTTTGCTGTCGTGGGGCTGGTGTCTGACTTCTTCCTTCAGATGCTGTTTTTCACCACTGTCCTGTCCATTGACATTCGCCGGATGGAG CTAGCGGACCTGAACAAGCGGCTGCCCCCTGAGGCCTGCCTACCCTCAGCCAAGCCAGTGGGGCAGCCAACGCGCTACGAGCGGCAGCTGGCTGTGCGgccgtccacaccccacaccatCACGTTGCAGCCGTCTTCCTTCCGAAACCTGCGGCTCCCCAAGAGGCTGCGTGTTGTCTACTTCCTGGCCCGCACCCGCCTGGCACAGCGTCTCATCATG GCTGGCACCGTTGTCTGGATTGGCATCCTGGTATACACAGACCCAGCAGGGCTGCGCACCTACCTCGCTGCCCAGGTGACGGAACAGAGCCCGCTGGGTGAGGGAGCCCTGGCTCCCATGCCCGTGCCTAGTGGCATGCTGCCCGCCAGCCACCCGGACCCTGCCTTCTCCATCTTCCCACCTGATGCCCCTAAGCTACCTGAGAACCAGACATCGCCAGGCGAGCCACCTGAGCATGGAGGTCCAGCAGAGATTGTCCATGACAGCCCAGTCCCAGAGGTAACCTGGGGGCCTGAGGATGAGGAACTTTGGAGGAAATTGTCCTTCCGCCACTGGCCGACGCTCTTCAGCTATTACAACATCACGCTGGCCAAGAG GTACATCAGCCTGCTGCCTGTCATCCCAGTCACACTCCGCCTGAACCCGAGGGAGGCCCTGGAGGGCCGGCACCCTCAGGATGGCCGCAGTGCCTGGCCCCCACCGGGGCCCATACCTGCTGGGCACTGGGAAGCGGGACCCAAGGGCCCAGGTGGGGTGCAGGCCCATGGAGACGTCACACTGTACAA GGTGGCGGCACTGGGTCTAGCCGCGGGCATTGTGttggtgctgctgctgctctgcctgTACCGCGTGCTGTGCCCGCGCAACTACGGGCAGCCGGGCAGCGGGCCCGGGCGGCGGAGGCGCGGAGAGCTGCCCTGCGACGACTACGGCTATGCGCCACCTGAGACGGAGATTGTGCCGCTGGTCCTGCGCGGCCACCTCATG GATATCGAGTGCCTGGCCAGCGACGGCATGCTGCTGGTGAGCTGTTGCCTGGCAGGCCACGTCTGTGTGTGGGACGCACAGACCGGGGATTGCCTCACGCGTATCCCGCGCCCAGG CAGGCAGCGCCGGGACAGTGGCGTGGGCAGCGGGCTTGAGGCTCAGGAGAGCTGGGAACGACTTTCAGATGGTGGGAAGGCTGGCCCAGAGGAGCCTGGGGACAGCCCTCCCCTGAGACACCGCCCCCGGGACCCTCCACCGCCTTCCCTCTTCGGGGACCAGCCTGACCTCACCTGCTTAATTGACACCAACTTTTCGGCGCAGCCACAGCCCTCACAGCCCACTCAGCCTGAGCCCCGGCACCGGGCGGTCTGTGGCCGCGCTCGGGACTCCCTAGGCTATGACTTCAGCCGCCTGGTGCAGCGCGTGTACCAGGAGGAGGGGCTGGCGGCCGTCTGCACACCAGCCCTGCGCCCACCCTCGCCTGGGCCGGTGCTGCCCCAGGCCCCTGAGGACGAGGGTGGCTCCCCTGAGAAAGGCTCCCCTTCCCTTGCCTGGGCCCCCAGTGCGGAGGGTTCCATCTGGAGCTTGGAGCTGCAGGGCCACCTCATCGTGGTGGGGCGGAGCAGCGGCCGGCTGGAG GTGTGGGACGCCATTGAAGGGGTGCTGTGCTGCAGCAGCGAGGAGGTCTCCTCAGGCATTACCGCTCTGGTCTTCTTGGACAAAAG GATTGTGGCTGCGCGGCTCAACGGTTCCCTTGATTTCTTCTCCTTGGAGACCCACACTGCCCTCAGCCCCCTGCAGTTTAGAG GGACCCCGGGGCggggcagttcccctgcctctCCAGTGTACGGCAGCAGTGACACAGTGGCCTGTCGCCTGACCCACACAGTGCCCTGTGCACACCAAAAACCCATCACAGCCCTGAAAGCCGCTGCCGGGCGCTTGGTGACTGGGAGTCAAGACCACACGCTGAGA GTATTCCGTCTGGAGGACTCGTGCTGCCTCTTCACCCTTCAGGGCCACTCGGGGGCCATCACGACTGTGTACATTGACCAG ACCATGGTGCTGGCCAGTGGAGGACAAGATGGGGCCATCTGCCTGTGGGATGTACTGACTGGCAGCCGGGTCAGCCACGTGTTTGCTCACCGTGGGGATGTCACCTCCCTCACCTGTACCACCTCCTGTGTCATCAGCAGTGGCCTGGATGACCTCATCAGCATCTGGGACCGCAGCACAGGCATCAAGTTCTACTCCATTCAGCAG GATCTGGGCTGTGGTGCAAGCTTGGGTGTCATCTCAGACAACCTGCTGGTGACCGGCGGCCAAGGCTGTGTCTCCTTTTGGGACCTAAACTACGGGGACCTGTTACAGACAGTCTACCTGGGGAAGAACAGTGAGGCCCAGCCTGCCCGCCAGATCCTGGTGCTGGACAACGCTGCCATTGTCTGCAACTTTGGCAGTGAGCTCAGCCTGGTGTATGTGCCCTCCGTGCTGGAGAAGCTGGACTGA